DNA sequence from the Candidatus Schekmanbacteria bacterium genome:
TGGGATGATAAATTTATAGAAATGTATGCCATTGACAACAGTAGTTCATTGTCATCATCTCTTTCAAATTTAGGTATGAAAGTTGAGGATATAGATATTGTTGTAAATACACATCTTCACTTTGACCATTGCGGAGGAAATACGATTGATAATTCAGGAGAGATCGATCCTGCATTTCCGAATGCAAGGTATGTGATTCAGAAAGGGGAGTGGGATTGGGCATTAAATCCTGATGAGCGGTCAGCCGGCAGTTATCTTGATGAAAATTATCAGCCATTGATGCAAAACTTTGGTATGGTTGATTTAGTTGAAGGGAATTTTAAAATTTGTGACGAAGTTGAGCTGATTATTACGGAGGGGCATACAAAGTATCATCAATCTGTACTTGTGAGTGCAGGTGAGGAGAGAGTTTTCTTCCCCGGTGATCTGGTGCCTACCTCGATGCATGTTCATCTTCCGTGGATTATGGCTTATGATTTGTTTCCATATGATTCGATACAGACGAGAAAAAAAATATTCAAAAGAGCAATAAACGAAAATTGGATTATTGCTTTGGAACATGATCCCGTATATGAATTTGGAAGAATAAGGATTGAGAAGGGCAAGTTCATTTTCGTACCTGAGGAGAGATAATGTAAATGAAAAGTGAAGATATGACAAAGATTGAAGAGTTTTTGAAAAAAGCAGAATCCATTGTCGTGCTTACGGGTGCAGGAATATCTGCTGAGAGCGGTGTTCCTACTTTTCGCGGAGAAGATGGATTGTGGAAAAACTATAGGGCAGAGGAACTTGCAACTCCGTATGCCTTTGAAAAAAACCCTTCTCTTGTATGGGAGTGGTATAACTGGCGGCGGGAGTTGATAGCACCCTTGAAGCCAAACGATGGGCATTTAGCCATAGCTCAACTGGAGAGGCTCTTTGAAGATTTCTTGCTGATAACACAGAATATCGACGGTATTCATCAACAGGCAGGAAGCAAAAAGATGTTGGAACTTCATGGGAATATTTGGAAAGTTAGATGTACAAGGGAGGGAAGGGTATTCGAACTGAAGGATACACCGCTAAAGGATATCCCTCCCCGATGTGATTGCGGCGCTCTTTTACGGCCTCATGTTGTTTGGTTTGGAGAATCGCTGGAAAAAGATATTATGGACAAATCTGTCTATGCTATTGAAAGGTGCGATCTCTTTTTTTCTGTCGGCACATCGGCAGTCGTTCAGCCGGCAGCCTCATTTGCATTGATGGCAAAACAGAGAGGAGCATTTGTCGTTGAAGTCAATCTTGATCCCACTCCTATTTCAAATTCTGTAGATATATCTCTCCTTGGCAAAGCCGGAGAGATACTTCCTGAAATAGTAGATTTGGCTAAAAAGTTAAAAAAGAATTGAAATCTTCTTCTATTTTCATCTTGATGTAACTATTCTTTTTCTTTCTTTCCTCCAAATAGACCTGAGAGCAGATCGATTGGTATTGGCATAATAGTTGATGAATTATTGTGTGCAGCTGATAACTCCACAAGAGTCTGTAAATATCTGAGTTGAAGGGCAAGAGGCGATTCTTCTATCATTTTGGCTGCGCTAACCAATTTTTCTGCTGCTTGATATTCGCCTTCTGAATTGATGACTTTTGCTCGTCTTTCTCTTTCCGCCTCTGCCTGTTTAGCCATTGCTCTCTGCATCTCTTGTGGAAGGTCGATATGTTTTACTTCTACAGAAGATACCTTTATTCCCCAGCTGTCTGTCTGCTTATCGAGGATTGTTTGAAGCTCATGGTTTATTTTATCTCTGTGTGACAAAAGTTCATCAAGCTCTGATTGTCCTAAAACGCTCCTTAATGTCGTTTGGGCAAGCTGAGATGTAGCATAGAGATAGTTTTCTACTTCCACTACTGCTTGATTGGGGTCCATAACTCTGAAATAAACAACTGCATTAACCTTAATCGAAACATTATCCTTCGTGATTACATCCTGTGGTGGAACATCCATTGTTACAACACGAAGGTCGATTTTCCTCATTGAATCGATAATAGGAAAAACAAGAATTATCCCCGGTCCCTTTGCACCAATCAGACGCCCAAGTCGAAAGATTACTCCTCTTTCGTATTCGTTGAGGATTTTGATTGACATAAGAATGTAAAGAACAATCAAGAAAATAAAGATTCCTGCACTTGGCATAATTTATTCCTCCCCTTCATTGATTTTTCTTACTTTAAAAACCATTCCTTCTCTACCTATTATTTTAACGGTTTCTCCTTTTGCAATTTTTTCATCGCTTTTTGCATTCCATAATTCACCATGTATATATATCTTTCCTTCTTTAAGGATGTCTGTTTCCGCCACTGCATTATTTCCAATCATTCCTTCAAATCCTGTTTTAACTTTTGCTCTGTGCGCTTTTATCACAGCCCCAAGAAGAAATACAAAAACAGCAGCAAATGACATAGCAACAGGTATGATGATTTTTAATGAAACCTGAAGGAATGGATAAGGCGTATCGATGAGCATCATAGAGCCTAATATAAATGATATAATTCCGCCGGTTGTTAAAAGCCCATAGCTTGCCACATATAATTCAAGGACGAATAGAAAAATCCCAAAGACAATCAGTGCAAGTCCAGCATAGTTGATGGGAAGCGTCTGAAGGCCATAAAAAGCGAGAATTAGACTTATTACACCTACTACTCCGGGGAATATGAGACCCGGGCTTTTCAGCTCAAAGAATAATCCGAGCATACCTATTGTCATCAAAAGATATGCAATATTGGGATTAGATATGACATCAAAGAATTTCTGCCTGTAGTTCATTTCGATGCGATTTATTTCTGCGCCTGCCGTTTTTAATGTGACTTCTCTATCCTTGACTTTTACCTTTTTGCCATTAATTTTCTCTAAAAGGTCATTTAAATCCCGGCAGATCAAATCAATGATATTTTTCTTGAGTGCTTCATCGGCTGTTATCGAAACACTTTCTCTTACAGCTTTTTCAGCCCATTCGACATTGCGGTTTTTTTCTTTTGCAATCCCTTTTATGTATGCAGCCATATCATTTTCTATTTTTTTAAACATAGTTGATTTTTCATCTTGTTCTCCTTGAATAGTTACCGGATGTGCCGCACCAATATGTGTCCCCGGTGCCATTGCCGCTATATGGCTTGCAATCGTGATAAAAGTACCTGCAGATGCCGCGCGAGCCCCTGAAGGAGTTACAAAGACGATTACAGGAACATCAGCCGCCAACATTTTTTTTACAATTATTCTCGTAGATTCTACGAGCCCACCCGGTGTATCGAGTTCCATAATGAGGCACTCTGAACCGTCCTTTTCAGCCCTATTGATTGATTGAACTATGAAATCGGCTGAAACAGGATTAATGATTCCGTCTATTGTTATAATGTCGACCTGCTCTGCCTGAGAATCAGAAATGGATACTATAAAAAGGCAGATTACTAAAACCAAGAGAATCTTAAAAATTCTACCAAAGAAAGTCATACAAAAATAATAGCATAATTTTAAAAATTAGCCATATTAAGATTTTTAGATTGGAATTTATTTTCTCAGAGAGGAAGATTTTTCAGTCCGCTCTTTCATTGAGATTGCTGTTGACGATTTTTTTAATTCTATATATTGGCTGTTTTTGAGATTCAAAATAGGTGCGAGTCTGCATTTCAGCCAGTATGCCTAAACTTAGAAGCTGAATTCCTGCAAGAATCAATAGCACACCGAGGATAAGAAGAGGCCTTTTTGCCAATTCTATTCCATATAGAAATTTCTGAAGCGTGAGATAAGCCGAAATGAGAAATCCTAATAAAAAGGAAATGAGTCCAACCCTTCCAAAGATATGAAGAGGACGTGTTTTGTATCGTCTTAAAAAACTGACCGTTAAGAGATCGAATAATACGCGCCATGTTCGTGATAGATTATATTTGCTTTTGCCAAATTGTCGTGGATGGTGATTGACTGGTATTTCAGTTATTTTTGCTCCTTCGAAAGCTGCAAGTGCAGGAATGAATCTGTGAAGGTCTCCATATAAAGATACATCCTGTATGATTTCCTTTTTATATGCTTTCAAAGTACAGCCATAATCATGAAGCTTTACCCCAGTGGCTATGCCAATAATCCAGTTGGCTATTGCAGAAGGAAGATTTCTTGTCAGCGGATTGTCCTTTCTATTTTTTCTCCAACCGCTGACAACATCGTAACCCTCATCTATCTTCTCCAAGAGTAAAGGGATGTCTGCAGGGTCGTTTTGCAAGTCGCTATCGAGGGTGATAATGACATTTCCTTTTGAATAATCAAAACCGGCTGAAATGGCAGCAGTTTGGCCAAAATTTTTCCTAAACTGGATCAATGTGAAATTATTTCTCGATAAACATTCTTTTTGTAAAATTTCACTACTGCCGTCCGTTGAACCATCATCTACGAAGATAACTTCACATTTTTTCCTTATTTTTTCGATGGCGGCTTCTATTTTTTTTATTAGAGGCGCAATATTATCTGCTTCATTATAGACCGGTATTACTATGGACAATTCAATTTCTTCACTATTCATTTTATCAAGATAAAAATTGATTAGTTAGAAAATTTCAATCTTAGGATATATTAAAGAGGAGAAAAAATCCATAAATTACTTTTGGGCTGTTACATAGTTGCAAATTTATTTTTTAAAGGAATTGCTCTAAAATTTCTTGTGTAATTTTTTAGATAACTGCTTTTGGCGAATTTGTAAAACCAGGACAATTGTTCATCTGAAATTTTATTTGAAAGAATTGTTTCCTTTATTGATTCATCTATTGGTTTTCTTTCGATTAGATAGTGGTAGAGAAGTTCAAATGTGCCGCTTCTTCCTTTCCCCGAGCGGCAATGTATAAGGATAGGCTGGTTTTTTGACTTACTAATGAAACTTATAAAGTCTAAAACTTGTTTTACACTGGGAGGAGTTCGGTCTTTGACTTTAATATGTAGATAGTTGAATCCCAATAGCTTGAGCAAAAACGAATTGTCATCTCTGTCATCTCTTAAATTTATTATGGACTTTATCCCTTCTTTTTTGAGTAATAGAAATCCCAACAAATCAGGTTGTGATGAACGATATATCACTTTATACTTTATAGGATAAAATTTAGAGAGATGATTTCCTGTCAAGGAAACTGTAATTGTAGTAAGAAAAACTATTCCAAATAATAGGATGCAATATTTTTTACACATTGGTATTCTCCTCTTATATTCGACTGATGCAATTTTTGTGCCAGAAAAGATTTTTTTTATGAGTCAGCTAACTTGTTGAAATCAAAGGAAATCCGAACTATGAAGACAAATGT
Encoded proteins:
- a CDS encoding MBL fold metallo-hydrolase, which produces MYMQIGNLEVELLCAGYFSLDGGASFGIIPKAVWQKVCEADEENRIRVACRSLLIKTEKKNILVDTGMGEKWDDKFIEMYAIDNSSSLSSSLSNLGMKVEDIDIVVNTHLHFDHCGGNTIDNSGEIDPAFPNARYVIQKGEWDWALNPDERSAGSYLDENYQPLMQNFGMVDLVEGNFKICDEVELIITEGHTKYHQSVLVSAGEERVFFPGDLVPTSMHVHLPWIMAYDLFPYDSIQTRKKIFKRAINENWIIALEHDPVYEFGRIRIEKGKFIFVPEER
- a CDS encoding NAD-dependent deacylase — translated: MKSEDMTKIEEFLKKAESIVVLTGAGISAESGVPTFRGEDGLWKNYRAEELATPYAFEKNPSLVWEWYNWRRELIAPLKPNDGHLAIAQLERLFEDFLLITQNIDGIHQQAGSKKMLELHGNIWKVRCTREGRVFELKDTPLKDIPPRCDCGALLRPHVVWFGESLEKDIMDKSVYAIERCDLFFSVGTSAVVQPAASFALMAKQRGAFVVEVNLDPTPISNSVDISLLGKAGEILPEIVDLAKKLKKN
- a CDS encoding slipin family protein produces the protein MPSAGIFIFLIVLYILMSIKILNEYERGVIFRLGRLIGAKGPGIILVFPIIDSMRKIDLRVVTMDVPPQDVITKDNVSIKVNAVVYFRVMDPNQAVVEVENYLYATSQLAQTTLRSVLGQSELDELLSHRDKINHELQTILDKQTDSWGIKVSSVEVKHIDLPQEMQRAMAKQAEAERERRAKVINSEGEYQAAEKLVSAAKMIEESPLALQLRYLQTLVELSAAHNNSSTIMPIPIDLLSGLFGGKKEKE
- a CDS encoding nodulation protein NfeD, whose amino-acid sequence is MTFFGRIFKILLVLVICLFIVSISDSQAEQVDIITIDGIINPVSADFIVQSINRAEKDGSECLIMELDTPGGLVESTRIIVKKMLAADVPVIVFVTPSGARAASAGTFITIASHIAAMAPGTHIGAAHPVTIQGEQDEKSTMFKKIENDMAAYIKGIAKEKNRNVEWAEKAVRESVSITADEALKKNIIDLICRDLNDLLEKINGKKVKVKDREVTLKTAGAEINRIEMNYRQKFFDVISNPNIAYLLMTIGMLGLFFELKSPGLIFPGVVGVISLILAFYGLQTLPINYAGLALIVFGIFLFVLELYVASYGLLTTGGIISFILGSMMLIDTPYPFLQVSLKIIIPVAMSFAAVFVFLLGAVIKAHRAKVKTGFEGMIGNNAVAETDILKEGKIYIHGELWNAKSDEKIAKGETVKIIGREGMVFKVRKINEGEE
- a CDS encoding glycosyltransferase, producing MNSEEIELSIVIPVYNEADNIAPLIKKIEAAIEKIRKKCEVIFVDDGSTDGSSEILQKECLSRNNFTLIQFRKNFGQTAAISAGFDYSKGNVIITLDSDLQNDPADIPLLLEKIDEGYDVVSGWRKNRKDNPLTRNLPSAIANWIIGIATGVKLHDYGCTLKAYKKEIIQDVSLYGDLHRFIPALAAFEGAKITEIPVNHHPRQFGKSKYNLSRTWRVLFDLLTVSFLRRYKTRPLHIFGRVGLISFLLGFLISAYLTLQKFLYGIELAKRPLLILGVLLILAGIQLLSLGILAEMQTRTYFESQKQPIYRIKKIVNSNLNERAD